The proteins below are encoded in one region of Limnohabitans sp. 63ED37-2:
- a CDS encoding ATP-binding cassette domain-containing protein has translation MALLTLLNASLAFGHVALLDHADFSLETSERIGLIGRNGTGKSSLLKILAGMERPDDGNLHLQQGVRIAYVAQEPLLIAEHTIFEAVREGLAEVVQWIDDYTHSRGDLDTLQSQIESRDGWGWEQRLDETLQRLQLDPNAIVQSLSGGMRKRVALAQALVTRPDVLLLDEPTNHLDLNAITWLEDLLIDFKGSVIAITHDRAFLDRIATRIVELDRGKLRLYPGNYAAYQVQKEEQLAQEAVIQAKADKLLAQEEVWIRKGVEARRTRSQSRITRLQNLRSERAARREKVGNVKMEVASGVPSGKLVAELTDVSKSFTQPDGSVRTIIQKFTGTLLRGDKIGLLGPNGAGKTTLLKLILGELEADSGEVRRGTKMEVAYFDQMRDALDLNATLEDFISPGSEWIEIGNKRQHVKSYLGDFLFSPARATSPVRSLSGGERNRLLLARLFARPANVLVLDEPTNDLDIETLELLEELLQTYEGTVFLVSHDRAFMDNVVTGIIACESAPDQPGLWREYEGSVQDWLVQSQRSQAIRAQAAQRSGSAPAAAAAPVTAAAPTAAARSKLSYKEQRELAELPAKIEALEKEQAEARAQLADGSIYQRDPGLAQKLFKRDTEIDDVLLAAMERWEILSAR, from the coding sequence ATGGCTTTACTCACACTACTGAACGCGTCCTTGGCTTTTGGCCACGTCGCACTCCTCGATCATGCCGACTTCTCTCTGGAGACGTCCGAGCGCATCGGCTTGATTGGTCGCAACGGCACGGGCAAGTCGTCCTTGCTCAAGATTCTGGCAGGCATGGAGCGCCCGGACGACGGCAACTTGCATCTGCAACAAGGCGTTCGCATTGCTTATGTCGCCCAGGAACCGCTCTTGATTGCAGAGCACACCATCTTTGAAGCCGTCCGTGAAGGCTTGGCTGAAGTGGTGCAATGGATCGACGACTACACGCACAGCCGGGGTGACCTCGATACGCTGCAAAGTCAAATTGAGTCACGCGACGGCTGGGGCTGGGAGCAACGCCTTGATGAGACGCTTCAGCGCTTACAACTCGACCCTAACGCCATCGTGCAATCGCTGTCCGGCGGCATGCGCAAGCGTGTGGCCTTGGCGCAGGCTTTGGTGACTCGTCCTGATGTGCTCTTATTAGATGAGCCTACCAACCACTTGGACCTGAACGCCATCACCTGGCTGGAAGACCTGCTGATTGACTTCAAGGGCAGCGTGATCGCCATCACGCATGACCGGGCTTTCCTGGACCGCATTGCAACCCGCATTGTTGAACTGGACCGAGGCAAGCTGCGCCTTTACCCCGGCAACTATGCCGCCTACCAAGTGCAGAAAGAAGAGCAACTTGCACAAGAAGCGGTGATTCAGGCCAAGGCCGACAAACTGCTGGCCCAAGAAGAAGTGTGGATTCGTAAAGGTGTGGAAGCGCGTCGCACCCGCAGTCAAAGCCGCATCACGCGCCTGCAAAACCTGCGCAGTGAACGCGCAGCCCGCCGTGAAAAAGTAGGCAACGTGAAAATGGAAGTCGCCTCAGGGGTGCCGAGCGGCAAGCTGGTGGCCGAGTTGACGGACGTAAGCAAGAGCTTCACCCAGCCCGATGGCTCGGTGCGCACCATCATTCAGAAGTTCACCGGCACCTTGCTGCGGGGCGACAAGATTGGCTTGCTGGGCCCCAACGGTGCCGGCAAAACCACCTTGCTCAAACTTATTTTGGGTGAACTGGAAGCCGACAGCGGCGAAGTGCGCCGCGGCACCAAGATGGAAGTCGCCTACTTTGATCAGATGCGCGACGCCCTGGATCTGAACGCCACGCTGGAAGACTTCATCAGCCCAGGCAGCGAGTGGATCGAGATTGGGAACAAACGTCAGCACGTCAAGAGCTACTTAGGTGACTTCCTGTTCTCGCCAGCGCGGGCCACCTCGCCCGTGCGTTCCCTGTCGGGCGGCGAGCGCAACCGCCTCTTGCTGGCTCGCCTGTTTGCACGTCCGGCCAACGTGCTGGTGCTGGACGAACCGACCAACGACCTGGACATCGAAACATTGGAGCTGCTTGAAGAGCTGCTGCAAACCTACGAAGGCACCGTATTTCTGGTCAGTCATGACCGGGCCTTCATGGACAACGTGGTGACCGGCATCATCGCCTGCGAAAGCGCCCCGGACCAACCGGGTCTGTGGCGCGAATACGAAGGCTCGGTGCAGGACTGGCTGGTGCAGTCGCAACGCAGCCAGGCCATCCGGGCTCAAGCCGCCCAGCGCAGTGGATCAGCGCCAGCGGCCGCAGCAGCCCCTGTCACTGCAGCAGCCCCAACCGCTGCAGCCCGCAGCAAGCTCAGCTACAAAGAGCAACGCGAGTTGGCCGAGTTGCCCGCCAAAATCGAAGCCCTGGAAAAAGAGCAAGCCGAGGCCCGCGCACAATTGGCGGACGGCAGCATTTACCAGCGCGACCCGGGTCTGGCACAGAAGCTGTTCAAGCGCGACACCGAAATCGACGACGTGTTGCTGGCAGCCATGGAACGCTGGGAAATCTTGTCGGCCCGCTGA
- a CDS encoding DMT family transporter, whose product MNNTPQHRENLGLWLGLLGVFIFGLTLPMTRLATGTVDAPQMSPWFVTWARAALAGGLSLIYLLAVRAPRPTPEQRGPLLLSLMGNVIGYPLLLGWALRHVTASHAAVITSLLPLATAAAAAWLMHQRARLGFWVFAALGSALVAVYSLLRASQIGHGFGLTWADTLLVGAVMAASLGYVAGAKVTASLGAEKVISWVCVMALPITLPGAWLTWPDQTIAPLSWLALLYVGVFSMWAGFFAWFRGLSLGGPLRVSQLQLLQPFISILAAVPLLGESLDAMTLGFALLVVATVFMGRRMANTPKSN is encoded by the coding sequence ATGAACAACACCCCTCAACACCGCGAGAACTTGGGGCTTTGGCTAGGGCTTCTGGGCGTGTTCATTTTTGGACTGACCTTGCCCATGACGCGCCTGGCCACAGGCACGGTGGACGCACCACAAATGTCACCCTGGTTTGTGACCTGGGCACGAGCAGCGTTGGCCGGAGGCCTGTCGCTCATTTACCTACTGGCCGTGCGTGCACCGCGGCCCACCCCTGAGCAGCGCGGCCCTTTGCTGCTCTCGCTGATGGGCAATGTGATCGGTTACCCATTGCTGTTGGGTTGGGCGCTGCGCCATGTCACGGCCAGCCACGCGGCCGTGATCACCTCTTTGTTGCCACTGGCCACGGCGGCGGCGGCCGCTTGGCTCATGCACCAACGCGCCCGCCTCGGGTTTTGGGTGTTTGCCGCTTTGGGCAGCGCCTTGGTGGCGGTCTACAGCCTGCTGCGTGCCTCACAAATAGGTCACGGCTTTGGCCTGACCTGGGCCGACACCCTGCTCGTGGGCGCAGTGATGGCTGCATCCCTGGGCTATGTCGCCGGCGCCAAGGTCACAGCCAGCTTGGGCGCAGAAAAAGTCATCAGCTGGGTGTGTGTCATGGCCTTGCCCATCACGCTGCCCGGGGCCTGGCTCACTTGGCCCGACCAAACCATAGCGCCCCTCTCGTGGCTAGCCTTGCTGTACGTGGGCGTGTTTTCCATGTGGGCGGGCTTTTTTGCCTGGTTCCGCGGCCTGTCGCTGGGCGGCCCGCTGCGCGTGAGCCAGCTGCAATTGCTGCAACCTTTCATCAGCATTCTGGCCGCCGTGCCTTTGCTGGGAGAATCGCTGGATGCCATGACCCTGGGTTTTGCCCTGCTGGTGGTGGCCACGGTTTTCATGGGGCGGCGCATGGCCAACACCCCAAAATCGAACTGA
- a CDS encoding LysE family translocator — MTSSELSALLVLATVSSFTPGPNTTLSTAMAANHGLRRAMRFVCAVPVGWGILFVLCATGLGGLVVAFPPLRWGIVTLGTGYLLWLASRLWQSGSLQQADSAKLQVGFVQGVGLQFLNIKAWMLALAIVAGWVAGREDATARTLVLLPIMVAYGFFSNLTYAVAGSMLRHWLAHGRRLLMFNRCMSVALVATAFWILNGLRQSAG, encoded by the coding sequence ATGACCTCCTCAGAACTCAGCGCCCTGTTGGTGCTGGCCACCGTGAGCAGCTTCACGCCCGGGCCCAACACCACACTGTCGACCGCCATGGCCGCCAACCATGGCCTGCGCCGTGCCATGCGCTTTGTGTGCGCGGTGCCCGTCGGCTGGGGCATTTTGTTCGTGCTGTGCGCCACGGGCTTGGGTGGTTTGGTGGTGGCTTTTCCGCCTTTGCGCTGGGGCATCGTGACACTGGGCACGGGGTATTTGCTCTGGCTGGCCTCGCGTTTGTGGCAAAGCGGCAGCTTGCAGCAGGCCGACAGCGCCAAGCTGCAAGTCGGCTTTGTGCAGGGCGTGGGCCTGCAATTCCTCAACATCAAGGCCTGGATGCTGGCCTTGGCCATCGTGGCGGGTTGGGTGGCCGGGCGCGAAGACGCCACAGCCCGCACGCTGGTGTTGCTGCCCATCATGGTGGCCTATGGTTTTTTCAGCAACCTGACCTACGCAGTGGCAGGCTCGATGCTGCGACACTGGCTGGCGCACGGTCGCCGCTTGCTGATGTTCAACCGCTGCATGTCGGTGGCACTGGTGGCGACCGCTTTTTGGATTTTGAACGGCTTGCGCCAAAGCGCGGGTTGA